The DNA window TCAGCGATAGAAATTTCGCGTTGTTTCTTTGATAATTCCTCAGCGCTCTTTTGAACCATAATTGTGTGAGGCAAACTCATGATATATAAAAATTGTGGTTGAGTAATTTTCTCATTCTAAGATAAAAAACACCTCCCGCACACTCAAAAATAAAATTTCTTCGTCTAATAATTTAAATAATCTGAAGTATTTTAGAATAACGGTGAGGTATTATGCGTTTAGAACTAATAATCATTTTCATTTGTGGCATTATTTTTTTAGGATGTAGCTCATCACAATCCCCAGAAACGCCTTCATTTTTACAAGATCTGGATTTACCAAAATTACCCGAAAAAAATGAAATGGTGCTACAAAATCAAACACAGGTCACTCTTCCTAGTGGCAAATTTGATGAATCCTGCAGTTCACTTAGTCTTGTACGAGGCAGCATTATTGACGTTAGTAACGCCCAAAACCTTCAAGACGCTGTAAAGAACGCGAACTCTGCTGGTGGCGATACTACTATTCTACTCGCCGACGGAAAATACCTCTTAGACAAACCCCTTTGGATTGAAGCGAACAATCTCGTTGTCCGCAGTAAATCCGGTGATCGAGAAAAAGTTGTTATCTCCGGAGGTGCGATGAGCAACGGCATTAGCCATATTTTCATGATCGCTGCAGATAATGTTACCATTGCCGATCTAAAAATAGGCGAAGTAGAAAACCATGCTATTCAAATCCACGGTGAATTAGATGCAGATAACGTTCTCATTCACAACGTCCACGTTTTTGACACTAATGAACAAATGATCAAAGGTTCTTACGACGCAGCAAAAACAGAAGTAGGAACAGATAACGGCATCGTTGAGTGTTCTCTTTTTGAGTATACTGCAGGAATTGGTCCCCAATATTACATTGGGGGAATTGATGTTCATAATGGCAAAGGATGGATCGTACGAAATAATATCTTTAAAAATATTAAAAGTCCACAATTAAACGAAGATCTTCCTGCTGAACATGCCATTCATTTCTGGTCCAATTCACAAGACACATTAGTTGAGAATAACACTATCATTAACTGCGATCGCGGCATTGGCTTTGGCTTAGGTGATCGAGGACATCAACGAGGAATTATTAGGAACAACCACCTTTATCACGACAGTTCTGCAGGTGACGTCGGCATCGCTTTAGAAAATGCTGGCGACGTTGTAATCCAAGACAACATCATTCTCTTTGACAACGACTATCCAAATGCCATTGAATATAGGTTTGAAAAAAGTCAAGGAATTACTATCTCGGGGACAAAGACCAATAAAGCAATCAAAGCACGAAATGGTGGACAAGCAGTATTGACTCGAAATGAAGAAGTTTTAATCAGTGCTTTCATTGATCCCGCACAAGGAAATTTTGAAGAAAGATAAATCAATGGAACTCATTCCCTGACTCCGTTTTTTCTCTTTCAAGAATTGTGAGATAGGCATTATCCCTTCTATATTGATAATGTGATACAGCACCGGCAACAAGACAACTTATTCCTATAAGGCCAAAAATAATTGGAAGACTATCGCCTTTGCCATTATCATTCCAATAAAATGATTCTAATTCTTGTACTGTCTGCGCAGCTAAAAATTGGCGTTCAATAGGTGTGACTATGTCATCTCTTTGAAGAAGAAAGTCCAGACCTTTGGGAGATTGCCCGAACACGGCTCTTGCTTTCGTCAAACTTTCAGAGAGTATATTCATATCAGTGGTTGTTCCCCCGTTAGCCATAATCGAAGAGTAGGCTGTTTGCACAGAAACAGCACCATATGGTCGAGATGGCTTTTGCGTTTGGCTATAATACAAACCTCCTGCAAATCCTAAAAATGCGAGACCTAAAGCAGGAGACACCCAACGAATAGATCCAGTTATTTCCACTTCTTCTGGAAGTTTGTCTACATCTACGTCCATTCTCTTAAGAACCTGTCTAAACCCACCCGTTTCATCCATACAAAGAAAGAAGAAATCGCTATTTATTATCTTATCGGTGTAAGTAAGAAAGGTTATATTGGACTAAAAACCTACTGCCCAAAATACAATTCTTTTCTTTTCTTCTCTAGAAATGAGAATACGCTTTTGTGCATTGATCCGTTCAACAACATGGCCACAGCATCACGAGACGCAGCAACATTAGCAACTTCACCAATAATACCTATCGTTTTACCATATACTACAATATGGGTGTCAGTTAATCTCTCTATTTCTTCACGAGATTTACCATTCGCACCAATGACACGACCTTTTAATCGTTCCATTGTGTTTTTATTCTTCCCTGCAACGTCTTTCATATCAATCAATTCAAATGCATAATCAGTTTTAAGCAATTCTAATGCAACTTTAGGATTAAATCCCCGGGCAATCGCATGAACAATTTCACGAGTGGTGTACAAAATAAGCCCATCATTACCATTAATCTCTACATCTCCTTCTTTAGAAATCTGTAATGTACAACCTGTGGCTTCTTCTATTTCTTTCTTAACTTTTCCCTCTGTTCCAATAAGCA is part of the Candidatus Woesearchaeota archaeon genome and encodes:
- a CDS encoding RNA-processing protein (similar to yeast Dim2p protein that is essential for 40S ribosomal subunit; structural studies show binding to 3' end of 16S rRNA in complex with archaeal IF2 alpha), translated to MAEDEFSYELKIPEERVAVLIGTEGKVKKEIEEATGCTLQISKEGDVEINGNDGLILYTTREIVHAIARGFNPKVALELLKTDYAFELIDMKDVAGKNKNTMERLKGRVIGANGKSREEIERLTDTHIVVYGKTIGIIGEVANVAASRDAVAMLLNGSMHKSVFSFLEKKRKELYFGQ
- a CDS encoding right-handed parallel beta-helix repeat-containing protein gives rise to the protein MRLELIIIFICGIIFLGCSSSQSPETPSFLQDLDLPKLPEKNEMVLQNQTQVTLPSGKFDESCSSLSLVRGSIIDVSNAQNLQDAVKNANSAGGDTTILLADGKYLLDKPLWIEANNLVVRSKSGDREKVVISGGAMSNGISHIFMIAADNVTIADLKIGEVENHAIQIHGELDADNVLIHNVHVFDTNEQMIKGSYDAAKTEVGTDNGIVECSLFEYTAGIGPQYYIGGIDVHNGKGWIVRNNIFKNIKSPQLNEDLPAEHAIHFWSNSQDTLVENNTIINCDRGIGFGLGDRGHQRGIIRNNHLYHDSSAGDVGIALENAGDVVIQDNIILFDNDYPNAIEYRFEKSQGITISGTKTNKAIKARNGGQAVLTRNEEVLISAFIDPAQGNFEER